Part of the Streptomyces sp. NBC_00457 genome, TCGCTAGCCGGTTCCGGGTTGTTGAGGTCCGTCGGGAAGCCTGAGAGCTCGGGGGGTGCGGTGATTGCGCGGCTACCGGTGCGTTGTGGCTGGTCGCGCAGTTCCCCGCGCCCCTAGAGGGGCGCTCCAGTGGCCGTGCTCCAGTGGTAAAGGGTCATTCCAACACTCGTCGCCAAGTTGTAGCTGGAGACCTGCGGGCGCATCGGCAGGGACAGCAGATGGTCGGTACGCGCGCGTAGGTCGGCCGACAGGCCGCTGCGCTCGGAGCCGAAGGCGAGGACGGCGTCGTCCGGGAGCTTCACGCCCCGGATGTCGTCGCCCTCGGGGTCCAGGGCGAACAGCGGCCCGGACGGCAGTTCGTCGACGGTCAGCCGCTCCACGGCGGTCGCGAAGTGCAGGCCCGCTCCGCCGCGTACGACCGTGGGGTGCCACGGGTCGAGGGTGCCGGTGGTGACCACTCCGGTCGCGCCGAAACCGGCGGCCAGACGGATGACGGCGCCCACGTTGCCGAGGTTGCGCGGGTTGTCGAGGACGACGACGGGTGCGGTGCGGGGAGAGTGCGCCAGCTTCTCGAGGTTGGCGGCACGGGGCGGTCGTACGGCCAGGGCCGCCACCGCGGTCGGATGCGGGCGGGGCACGAGGGACCTGTACGTCGGCTCCGGGACCTCCGTGAGCAGGGCGTCCAGGGTGTCTCGTACGTCCGGAGCCAGCTCGTCGGCGAGGGCGAGCGTCGCCGCCCGGTCGACGGCCACCGCGACCGGGACAGCGGCTTTGAAACGCACCGCGTGCTTGAGGGCGTGGAAGCCGTCGAGCAGGACGGAGGCGTCGGCGAGCCGGTGCCAGGAGGTCACGGGATCGGCGGCGGTCATGCCGTGAAGCCTACGTGCGTGTGCTCGGGGTTCTCCGGGGTGTCCGGGGCCGACGCGTCCCCGGTCCGCTGGCCCGGCACCTTGGGGCCGTCCTTGCCCCGGAACACGCGTCCACGCGCGCGTGCGGCCCAGTCGCCCAGCCGGCGCAGGAACGACGTCGGCAGGAAGACCGCGTCCGCCGCGATCATCGCCAGGGAGAAGAAGGGCAGTCCGAGGACGACGGCGATCACGGCGTGCTCGGTGATCATCGCGGCGAGCAGGACGTTCTTGACGCGTCGATGGAACAGCGTGAACGGGAAGGCGACCTGGACGGCCACGGTCCCGTACGTCACGAGCATCACCGCCGTGCCGCTGGCCGACAGCAGGTCGGCGAGGGCGGGCCAGGGTGAGAAGTAGTCGAGGTGCAGGGGGTAGTAGACGGCGGTGCCGTCCTGCCAGCGGGAGCCCTGGATCTTGTACCAGCCTGCCGTCGCGTAGATCAGACAAGCCTCGGCCATGATCACGAGCAGGGCGCCGTTGTGGACGATGTTGCCGACCACATCGAGCATGATCCGCGGCTCGTCGCTCCTGGCCAGGCGTCCGACGACCCACCACACGGCCAAGGCCACCCACACAGCCCAGATGATCACCGGCACGGTCCGGTCGCCGTCGAGCTTGCCCGCCGCGGTCACCACGACCAGCACCAGCCCGAGCACCCCCCACAGGGCGGGCCCCACCCGGTCCACCACACGCTCTCCACGCGCGCGTGCCGCACGCGCACGCCGTTCCCGGCGCTCGTCCAGCGACCACACCTGGCCGCAGCGCGTGAAGACGAGGTACATGCACATCAGGTGCAGGACGTTGTCGCCGCCGTCGCCCATGAAGATGCTGCGGTTCTGCAGCGAGAGCACGCCGACCATGAAGAGCACGGACATGGTGCGGGTGCGCCAGCCCAGCAGCAGCAGGACGCTCGTGAGGACGGCGAGCGCGTACACGGCCTCGAACCAGAGTCGGCCGTCGGACCACATCAGGGCCGTGAAGGCGCCGTTCGTCGAGATCAGCTGCTCGGCGAGGCCGAATGCCCAGGGGCCGTCGGGGCCGTACAGCTCCCGGCGGTGGGGCAGCTCCCGCAGCAGGAAGAGCAGCCAGGTCGCGCTGAACCCGATACGGATCACAGCGGTCTGGTACGGGCCGAGGGCGGCCCCGGTGACACGGGCGATGCCGCCCGCGACGGCCTGCGCGTAGCGGTTCACCGGGCGCCTCCCTCGAGGTCGCCGGCCGAGACCGACCACCAGGGCAGCACCCGGAGCACCGGCTGGTCGGAGACCTGCTCCGTGCTCCACTCGGGCGGGCGGACGTTGGTGGTGCGGGAGCGCAGCTGCACCCGCTCGATCGTCTCGCCCCGCCCGGCCACGTCATCGCGGTCGAGGCGCAGCAGCACGATCCGGCGCAGATAGGTCTCCGAGAGGGCGCCGCGCAGGCCCGACGGGCGGTTCTCGGCGTCGTGGGTGGCGAGGAAGAAGTCCCACGCACGGCGCAGTTCGTTCTGCTGGGTGTGGCTCGGCAGCAGATTGCCGTCGATGGCCCGGCCGTCCTGAGCGGACAGGTCGTACCAGCCGGTGGTCTCCCTGCCGCCGTCCGGCCTGCCGATCTGGGCGCGGACCTGGACGGCGATGTTCTGCTGCAGCGGGTTGGGCGCGAAGAGCTTCCAGTTCTGCTCGAACTCGGGGTAGATCCAGTCGTCTATCGCGCGGCCGTGCTGCTTGGTGACCGTGTTCGACGGGGCGACGTGCAGGAACACCATGCCGATGTGGACACAGACGGCGACCGCGACACAGGCGAGCGCGAGCGCGACACCGATCTGGTAGCGGAGGGAGAGCGCGGCGACAGCGGTGCGGGGGCCGGCGGCCGGTTCGCCGGACGTCTCGCGCCCGTCCGGCTCGACCACCCCGCCCGCCCCGTCCGGGGCGTTCGAGCCACCGTCGTACGCGTCGTCCATTCCGCCCCGTTCCCGATTCCGCTCAGTCTTCCGGCCGTCTGGACGGGAACGGTACTCAGCCCCGCGCGCCCGGCACACCCCCATCGGCCCGTCCGCCGGTCGGGCCGGTTGTCCACAGGTGGTCCCGGCAGGTTATCCACAGCGGTTGACACCTTACGGCGGCCGTCACACCATGGAATCGCACGAACCGAACGATCGGTCGGGAGCAGGTTCCAGGCAGAGCCCAAGGTCGAGGGGGCCCCATGGCGACAGCAGCCGCGCAGCAGACGGCCGGCACACAGGCGTACGGCGCAGAAGACGGCACCGTCGGCACGGCGGCGTACGAGCGCGCCTTCGACGCCGCGGTGGCCGCCGACGAGCGCATCGAGCCGCGCGACTGGATGCCGGACGCCTATCGCGCGACGCTGGTGCGGCAGATCGCCCAGCATGCGCACTCCGAGATCATCGGCATGCAGCCCGAGGCGAACTGGATCACGCGCGCGCCGTCCCTGCGCCGCAAGGCCATCCTGATGGCCAAGGTCCAGGACGAGGCGGGGCACGGCCTGTATCTCTACAGCGCGGCCGAGACCCTCGGCACCGGCCGCGACGAGCTGTTGGACAAGCTCCACACCGGCCGCCAGAAGTACTCCTCGATCTTCAACTACCCCACTCTGACCTGGGCGGACGTCGGCGCGATCGGCTGGCTGGTGGACGGCGCCGCGATCACCAACCAGGTTCCCCTGTGCCGCTGCTCATACGGCCCGTACGCGCGCGCGATGGTCCGCATCTGCAAGGAGGAGTCCTTCCACCAGCGCCAGGGGTACGAGCTGCTGCTCGCCCTCGGCCGCGGCACCCCGGAGCAGCACGCCATGGCGCAGGACGCGGTGGACCGCTGGTGGTGGCCGTCCCTGATGATGTTCGGCCCGCCCGACGACGAGTCAGCGCACTCCGCGCAGTCGATGGCGTGGAAGATCAAGCGCCATTCGAACGACGAGCTGCGCCAGCGCTTCGTCGACATCTGCGTGCCCCAGGCCGAGTCCCTGGGCCTGACGCTCCCCGACCCGGACCTGAGGTGGAACGAGGAGCGGG contains:
- the paaA gene encoding 1,2-phenylacetyl-CoA epoxidase subunit PaaA, translating into MATAAAQQTAGTQAYGAEDGTVGTAAYERAFDAAVAADERIEPRDWMPDAYRATLVRQIAQHAHSEIIGMQPEANWITRAPSLRRKAILMAKVQDEAGHGLYLYSAAETLGTGRDELLDKLHTGRQKYSSIFNYPTLTWADVGAIGWLVDGAAITNQVPLCRCSYGPYARAMVRICKEESFHQRQGYELLLALGRGTPEQHAMAQDAVDRWWWPSLMMFGPPDDESAHSAQSMAWKIKRHSNDELRQRFVDICVPQAESLGLTLPDPDLRWNEERGHHDFGPIDWSEFWAVLKGNGPCNEQRITQRRQAHDEGAWVREAAAAYAAKHTAPSSRAHETGAAHA
- a CDS encoding HTTM domain-containing protein — its product is MNRYAQAVAGGIARVTGAALGPYQTAVIRIGFSATWLLFLLRELPHRRELYGPDGPWAFGLAEQLISTNGAFTALMWSDGRLWFEAVYALAVLTSVLLLLGWRTRTMSVLFMVGVLSLQNRSIFMGDGGDNVLHLMCMYLVFTRCGQVWSLDERRERRARAARARGERVVDRVGPALWGVLGLVLVVVTAAGKLDGDRTVPVIIWAVWVALAVWWVVGRLARSDEPRIMLDVVGNIVHNGALLVIMAEACLIYATAGWYKIQGSRWQDGTAVYYPLHLDYFSPWPALADLLSASGTAVMLVTYGTVAVQVAFPFTLFHRRVKNVLLAAMITEHAVIAVVLGLPFFSLAMIAADAVFLPTSFLRRLGDWAARARGRVFRGKDGPKVPGQRTGDASAPDTPENPEHTHVGFTA
- a CDS encoding TrmH family RNA methyltransferase, with the translated sequence MTAADPVTSWHRLADASVLLDGFHALKHAVRFKAAVPVAVAVDRAATLALADELAPDVRDTLDALLTEVPEPTYRSLVPRPHPTAVAALAVRPPRAANLEKLAHSPRTAPVVVLDNPRNLGNVGAVIRLAAGFGATGVVTTGTLDPWHPTVVRGGAGLHFATAVERLTVDELPSGPLFALDPEGDDIRGVKLPDDAVLAFGSERSGLSADLRARTDHLLSLPMRPQVSSYNLATSVGMTLYHWSTATGAPL
- a CDS encoding DUF5819 family protein; the encoded protein is MDDAYDGGSNAPDGAGGVVEPDGRETSGEPAAGPRTAVAALSLRYQIGVALALACVAVAVCVHIGMVFLHVAPSNTVTKQHGRAIDDWIYPEFEQNWKLFAPNPLQQNIAVQVRAQIGRPDGGRETTGWYDLSAQDGRAIDGNLLPSHTQQNELRRAWDFFLATHDAENRPSGLRGALSETYLRRIVLLRLDRDDVAGRGETIERVQLRSRTTNVRPPEWSTEQVSDQPVLRVLPWWSVSAGDLEGGAR